In the Leifsonia sp. 466MF genome, one interval contains:
- the coaA gene encoding type I pantothenate kinase, producing the protein MLPNGDSSTPFVELSRADWAELAENTRLPLQETEIVQLRGLGDPLDMREVSEVYLPLSRLLNLYVGGAKQLHRVTSDFLGERAASTPFVIGVAGSVAVGKSTIARLLRELLSRWDDTPRVELVTTDGFLLPNAELERRGLMERKGFPESYDRRALLRFVTAIKSGAPEVRAPFYSHLSYDIVPDAEIVVRRPDVLIVEGLNVLQPAGGGNRLAVSDLFDFSVYVDARTRDIAHWYEERFLKLQRGAFANPKSYFHRYAQLTEDEARARAASIWTAINEPNLLQNIRPTRSRAKLVLRKDADHAVSSVLLRKL; encoded by the coding sequence ATGCTTCCGAACGGCGACTCCTCCACCCCCTTCGTCGAGCTGAGCAGGGCCGACTGGGCGGAACTGGCGGAGAACACCAGACTGCCGCTGCAGGAGACGGAGATCGTCCAGCTCCGCGGCCTCGGCGATCCGCTCGACATGCGCGAGGTGTCGGAGGTCTACCTCCCGCTCAGCCGTCTCCTCAATCTGTACGTGGGCGGCGCGAAGCAGCTCCATCGGGTGACGAGCGACTTCCTCGGCGAGCGGGCGGCCAGCACGCCGTTCGTCATCGGCGTCGCGGGCTCGGTCGCCGTCGGCAAGTCGACCATCGCGCGCCTGCTGCGCGAGCTGCTGTCGCGCTGGGACGACACCCCGCGCGTCGAGCTGGTGACCACGGACGGCTTCCTCCTTCCCAACGCCGAACTCGAGCGCCGCGGCCTGATGGAGCGCAAGGGCTTCCCGGAGTCGTACGACCGGCGGGCGCTGTTGCGTTTCGTCACGGCCATCAAGAGCGGCGCCCCGGAGGTCCGGGCCCCCTTCTACTCGCACCTGAGCTACGACATCGTTCCGGATGCGGAGATCGTCGTGCGGCGCCCGGACGTCCTCATCGTCGAGGGCCTCAACGTGCTGCAGCCGGCGGGCGGCGGCAACCGGCTCGCCGTGAGCGACCTGTTCGACTTCAGCGTCTACGTGGATGCGCGCACCCGCGACATCGCGCACTGGTATGAGGAGCGCTTCCTGAAGCTGCAGCGCGGTGCGTTCGCCAATCCGAAGTCGTACTTCCACCGCTATGCGCAGCTGACGGAGGATGAGGCGCGAGCGCGGGCCGCATCCATCTGGACGGCGATCAACGAGCCGAACCTGCTCCAGAACATCCGGCCGACACGCTCGCGCGCCAAGCTGGTGCTGCGGAAGGATGCCGATCACGCGGTGAGCTCCGTCCTGCTGCGCAAGCTCTGA
- the glmM gene encoding phosphoglucosamine mutase, protein MPRLFGTDGVRGLANGSLTADLALGLAQSAAAVLTQGRSAEARRAAGKRPTAIVARDPRVSGEFLSAAVAAGLASSGIDVYDAGVIPTPAAAFLIADFDADFGVMVSASHNPAPDNGIKIFARGGTKLPDVVEDRIEQHLDLEKLTPTGADVGRIRRFADAEDRYVLHLLGSLPHRLDGIHVVLDCAHGAAAGISPEVFTDAGARVTVIGDAPDGMNINDGVGSTHLDNLAKAVLAAGADVGIAHDGDADRCLAIDADGNVVDGDQIMAILAVGMKERGKLRDDTLVATVMSNLGLKLAMRDHGIRMVETAVGDRYVLEEMNEHDYSLGGEQSGHVIMREFATTGDGILTGLHLLSEMARQGKTLAELARVMTVYPQVMVNVKNVDHHAVHTDEGLRTAVQTAESALGDTGRVLLRPSGTEPLVRVMVEAADQVTAERLANELADVVRERLAL, encoded by the coding sequence ATGCCACGCCTCTTCGGAACCGACGGCGTTCGCGGTCTCGCGAACGGCAGTCTCACCGCCGACCTGGCGCTCGGCCTTGCGCAGTCAGCTGCTGCTGTACTGACGCAAGGCCGAAGCGCCGAGGCGCGCCGCGCCGCCGGCAAGCGCCCAACGGCCATCGTCGCCCGCGACCCCCGTGTCTCGGGCGAGTTCCTCTCCGCCGCCGTCGCGGCCGGGCTCGCCAGCTCGGGCATCGACGTGTACGACGCGGGAGTCATCCCCACGCCGGCAGCGGCCTTCCTCATCGCCGACTTCGACGCAGACTTCGGTGTGATGGTCTCGGCCTCGCACAACCCGGCCCCCGACAACGGGATCAAGATCTTCGCCCGCGGCGGCACCAAGCTCCCCGACGTCGTCGAGGACCGCATCGAGCAGCACCTCGACCTCGAGAAGCTGACCCCGACCGGCGCCGACGTCGGCCGCATCCGACGCTTCGCCGACGCGGAGGACCGCTACGTCCTCCACCTCCTCGGCAGCCTCCCGCACCGCCTCGACGGCATCCACGTCGTCCTCGACTGCGCTCACGGCGCAGCGGCGGGAATCTCGCCGGAGGTGTTCACCGACGCGGGAGCGCGAGTGACCGTCATCGGCGACGCGCCGGACGGCATGAACATCAACGACGGTGTCGGCTCCACGCACCTCGACAACCTCGCGAAGGCCGTGCTCGCGGCCGGCGCCGACGTCGGCATCGCCCACGACGGCGACGCGGACCGCTGCCTCGCGATCGACGCCGACGGCAACGTCGTCGACGGCGACCAGATCATGGCGATCCTCGCGGTCGGCATGAAGGAGCGCGGCAAGCTGCGCGACGACACCCTCGTCGCTACGGTGATGAGCAACCTGGGCCTGAAGCTCGCCATGCGCGACCACGGCATCCGGATGGTCGAGACCGCGGTCGGCGACCGGTATGTGCTCGAGGAGATGAACGAGCACGACTACTCCCTCGGCGGAGAGCAGTCCGGCCACGTCATCATGCGCGAGTTCGCGACGACGGGTGACGGCATCCTCACCGGGCTCCACCTCCTCAGCGAGATGGCACGCCAGGGCAAGACACTGGCGGAGCTCGCCCGCGTGATGACCGTGTACCCGCAGGTGATGGTGAACGTGAAGAACGTCGACCACCACGCGGTCCACACCGACGAGGGACTCCGCACGGCCGTTCAGACGGCGGAGAGTGCACTCGGCGACACCGGGCGCGTGCTGCTGCGCCCGTCCGGCACCGAGCCGCTCGTCCGCGTCATGGTCGAGGCCGCGGATCAGGTCACGGCGGAGCGTCTGGCGAACGAGCTCGCGGATGTCGTGCGGGAGCGGCTGGCTCTCTAG
- the rpsI gene encoding 30S ribosomal protein S9 produces MAKIADSIDSAQAENVESYSTETPASEAPAAPRAVLSVPGAAVGRRKEAIARVRLVPGSGTITVNGREFADYFPNKLHQQLINDPFKVLDLIGSYDVVARITGGGPSGQAGALRLAIARALNEIDRDNNRPTLKKAGFLTRDARVTERKKAGLKKARKASQFSKR; encoded by the coding sequence GTGGCGAAGATCGCAGACAGCATCGACTCGGCCCAGGCCGAGAACGTCGAGTCCTACTCGACCGAGACCCCGGCCTCCGAGGCCCCGGCCGCCCCGCGCGCCGTCCTCTCCGTTCCCGGCGCGGCCGTCGGCCGCCGCAAGGAGGCCATCGCGCGCGTGCGCCTGGTCCCGGGTTCCGGCACCATCACGGTCAACGGCCGTGAGTTCGCCGACTACTTCCCGAACAAGCTGCACCAGCAGCTCATCAACGACCCGTTCAAGGTGCTCGACCTCATCGGCTCCTACGACGTGGTCGCCCGCATCACCGGCGGTGGCCCCTCGGGTCAGGCGGGCGCACTGCGCCTCGCCATCGCGCGCGCTCTCAACGAGATCGACCGCGACAACAACCGCCCGACCCTGAAGAAGGCCGGCTTCCTCACCCGTGACGCCCGCGTCACCGAGCGCAAGAAGGCCGGTCTCAAGAAGGCCCGCAAGGCGTCGCAGTTCTCCAAGCGCTAA
- a CDS encoding helix-turn-helix domain-containing protein, with protein MPAPRSRAAELFGQRVREARIALGMSQEDIANLADMHVTNYGRVERGEANSELHTIVRIATALDVDPGTLMAGLYGTEMLPDRSRAYSVADFLAARRAHETR; from the coding sequence ATGCCAGCACCACGTTCTCGCGCCGCCGAGCTCTTCGGGCAGCGGGTTCGTGAGGCACGCATCGCGCTCGGGATGAGCCAGGAGGACATCGCCAACCTGGCCGACATGCACGTGACGAACTACGGGCGGGTGGAGCGCGGCGAGGCGAACTCCGAGCTGCACACCATCGTCCGTATCGCCACGGCGCTCGACGTCGACCCGGGCACCCTGATGGCGGGACTGTACGGCACCGAGATGCTGCCCGACCGCTCGCGCGCCTACTCCGTGGCGGACTTCCTCGCGGCACGCCGGGCGCACGAGACGCGCTGA
- the glmS gene encoding glutamine--fructose-6-phosphate transaminase (isomerizing): MCGIVGYVGTDKSLEVLLGGLKRLEYRGYDSAGIAVIGPDGALGTAKKAGKLSVLTEDLQEHPIPNGQTGIGHTRWATHGGPTDVNAHPHLGDDGRLAVIHNGIIENFATLKDELLADGFAFESETDTEVAAVLLGREYRRTGDLPEAFQSVVSRLEGAFTLLAMHQDQPHVVVGARRNSPLVIGLGEGENFLGSDVAAFVEHTRKAMAIGQDQIVTITPDSVTVTDFAGAPVEVEPFEVAWDASAAEKGGWSSFMAKEIAEEPDAVANTLRGRLVEGAVHIPELDALGDEYFAGIDRITIIACGTAAYAGLVGSYAIEKWARVPVTVELSHEFRYREPVLTDGTLVISISQSGETMDTLMAVKYAREGGAKAISVCNTQGATIPRESDAALYTHAGPEVAVASTKAFVAQITALYLFGLHLARVRGTLSAAQQRDAIEELQEVPAKIATVLESHAEIAQLAKWMSDTRAVLFLGRHVGYPIALEGALKLKELAYIHAEGFAAGELKHGPIALIEPGQPVFVVVPSPRWSDELHKKVVSNIQEIRARGARVIAIAEAGDAAVLPFADEVIRIPLAAPLFEPLLAVVPLQIFAMELSAAKGLDVDQPRNLAKSVTVE; this comes from the coding sequence ATGTGTGGAATCGTGGGGTACGTCGGTACCGACAAGAGCCTCGAGGTGCTTCTCGGCGGCCTGAAGCGCCTGGAGTACCGCGGATACGACTCCGCGGGCATCGCCGTGATCGGCCCGGACGGCGCCCTCGGCACCGCCAAGAAGGCCGGGAAGCTCTCGGTGCTGACCGAAGACCTGCAGGAGCACCCCATCCCGAACGGGCAGACCGGCATCGGTCACACCCGCTGGGCGACGCACGGCGGCCCGACCGACGTGAATGCGCACCCGCACCTGGGCGACGATGGTCGCCTGGCCGTCATCCACAACGGCATCATCGAGAACTTCGCAACGCTGAAGGACGAGCTGCTCGCCGACGGCTTCGCCTTCGAGTCCGAGACCGACACCGAGGTCGCAGCCGTGCTGCTGGGCCGCGAGTACCGCCGGACGGGCGACCTGCCCGAGGCGTTCCAGAGCGTCGTCTCACGCCTGGAGGGTGCCTTCACTCTCCTCGCGATGCACCAGGACCAGCCGCACGTCGTCGTCGGCGCACGCCGCAACTCGCCGCTCGTCATCGGGCTCGGCGAGGGGGAGAACTTCCTCGGCTCGGACGTCGCCGCGTTCGTCGAGCACACCCGCAAGGCGATGGCGATCGGTCAGGACCAGATCGTCACCATCACGCCGGACAGCGTCACGGTCACCGACTTCGCCGGCGCGCCCGTCGAGGTCGAGCCGTTCGAGGTCGCGTGGGACGCCTCCGCCGCCGAGAAGGGCGGCTGGTCGTCGTTCATGGCGAAGGAGATCGCCGAAGAGCCGGATGCGGTGGCCAACACCCTCCGCGGCCGCCTCGTCGAGGGCGCCGTCCACATCCCCGAGCTCGACGCGCTCGGCGACGAGTACTTCGCCGGCATCGACCGCATCACGATCATCGCCTGCGGCACTGCAGCGTACGCGGGCCTGGTGGGCAGCTACGCGATCGAGAAGTGGGCCCGCGTGCCCGTCACGGTCGAGCTGAGCCACGAGTTCCGCTACCGCGAGCCCGTGCTGACCGACGGCACCCTGGTCATCTCGATCAGCCAGTCGGGCGAGACGATGGACACGCTGATGGCCGTCAAGTACGCCCGCGAGGGCGGCGCCAAGGCCATCTCGGTCTGCAACACGCAGGGCGCGACCATCCCGCGCGAGTCCGACGCCGCGCTGTACACGCACGCCGGCCCGGAGGTCGCCGTCGCGTCGACCAAGGCCTTCGTCGCCCAGATCACCGCTCTGTACCTGTTCGGCCTTCACCTGGCGCGCGTCCGCGGCACCCTGAGCGCGGCGCAGCAGCGCGACGCGATCGAGGAGCTGCAGGAGGTGCCCGCCAAGATCGCCACGGTGCTCGAGTCGCACGCCGAGATCGCGCAGCTGGCCAAGTGGATGTCGGACACCCGCGCGGTGCTGTTCCTCGGTCGTCACGTCGGCTACCCGATCGCGCTGGAAGGTGCGCTCAAGCTCAAGGAGCTCGCGTACATCCACGCCGAGGGCTTCGCTGCCGGTGAGCTGAAGCACGGACCGATCGCCCTGATCGAGCCGGGTCAGCCGGTGTTCGTCGTCGTGCCCAGCCCGCGCTGGTCGGACGAGCTGCACAAGAAGGTCGTCTCGAACATCCAGGAGATCCGCGCCCGCGGCGCCCGCGTCATCGCGATCGCCGAGGCCGGAGACGCCGCCGTGCTGCCGTTCGCCGACGAGGTCATCCGCATCCCGCTGGCCGCGCCCCTCTTCGAGCCGCTTCTCGCGGTCGTCCCGCTGCAGATCTTCGC